One Ciconia boyciana chromosome 9, ASM3463844v1, whole genome shotgun sequence genomic window carries:
- the BRD7 gene encoding bromodomain-containing protein 7 isoform X1 produces MGKKHKKHKSDKHPYEEYVEKPLKLVLKVGGSEVAELSTGNAGLDSSLYEDKSEHEKHKDRKRKKRKKGEKQVPGEEKEKRKRKVKEDKKKRDRDHVDSEGEQEMKCQTPIRLELPPEKPLTSTLSKQEEVEQTPLQEALNQLMRQLQRKDPSSFFSFPVTDFIAPGYSMIIKNPMDFSTMKEKIKNNGYQSIEELKDNFKLMCTNAMIYNKPDTIYYKAAKKLLHSGMKILSQERIQSLKQSIEFMADLQKTRKQKDKMEPQQTGEDENGPGKDKGEPVDGDTKAFKTPSKEHKKKDKDLLEDKLRNNSLEREQEQIDRIVRESGGKLTRRLANSQCEFERRKPDGTTTLGLLNPVDLTAGEPGYCPIKLGMTAGRLQSGVNTLQGFKEDKRNKVTPVTYLNYGPYSSYAPTYDSTFANISKEDSDLIYSTYGEDSNQGSFSIHDFLMKSQDYPFLMADSLLDVLTKGGHSRALRELETPLEEAEGPHERSDAIKDVKIMEIDIAARLDSANNDRLTALKAVTNFGMPIEEFDSEEAEVFQRKLDETTKLLRELQDAQNERLSTKPPPNMICLLGPSYREMHLAERVTNNLKELAQQVTPGDIVSTYGIRKAMGISVPLPDTEDSWVDLTEDFEEPKKTVTIPENECGPVTV; encoded by the exons atggggAAGAAGCACAAGAAGCACAAGTCGGACAAGCACCCCTACGAGG AATACGTAGAAAAGCCCCTGAAGCTGGTGCTGAAAGTTGGAGGAAGTGAAGTTGCTGAACTCTCTACTGGAAATGCAGGACTCGATTCCAGCCTATATGAAGACAAATCTGAACATGAAAAAcacaaggacagaaaaaggaaaaagagaaagaaaggagaaaagcaagttcctggagaagaaaaggagaaaagaaagagaaaagtgaag GAGGATAAAAAGAAACGAGATCGAGACCACGTAGACAGTGAGGGAGAACAGGAAATGAAATGTCAGACCCCCATCCGATTGGAATTGCCACCAGAGAAACCATTGACAAGTACTTTATCAAAACAGGAag AGGTGGAGCAGACACCACTTCAGGAAGCTCTGAATCAACTCATGAGACAGCTGCAGAG aaaagatccaagttctttcttttcatttcctgtgaCTGACTTTATTGCCCCTGGCTATTCCATGATCATTAAAAACCCAATGGATTTTAGTACCATGAAAGAGAAGATCAAGAACAATGGGTACCAGTCCATAGAAGAATTAAAG GATAACTTCAAACTGATGTGTACTAATGCAATGATTTACAACAAACCAGACACCATTTACtacaaagctgcaaaaaaacTGCTGCACTCTGGGATGAAAATACTTAGCCAG GAGAGAATTCAGAGCCTGAAACAAAGTATAGAATTCATGGCTGACTTGCAGAAGACAAGGAAGCAGAAGGACAAGATGGAACCACAGCAAACTGGGGAAGATGAAAATGGTCCTGGGAAAGACAAAGGAGAACCAGTGGATGGTGACACCAAAGCATTCAAAACACCTAGCAAAGAACACAAAAA GAAGGACAAAGATCTACTTGAAGACAAATTACGAAACAATAGCTTGGAAAGGGAACAAGAGCAGATTGATCGTATTGTTAGAGAATCTGGAGGAAAGTTAACAAGACGGCTTGCAAACAGCCAG TGtgaatttgaaagaagaaaaccagatgGTACAACAACTCTGGGCCTTCTTAATCCGGTTGACCTTACTGCCGGAG AACCGGGTTACTGCCCTATAAAGCTGGGTATGACAGCAGGAAGACTTCAGTCAGGAGTTAATACATTGCAAGggttcaaagaagataaaagaaacaagGTTACTCCAG TGACATACTTGAATTATGGACCCTATAGTTCCTATGCTCCAACATATGATTCCACATTTGCCAACATAAGCAAAGAAGATTCTGACTTAATCTATTCAACATACGGGGAAGACTCTAATCAAGGATCTTTCAG TATTCATGATTTTTTGATGAAATCACAAGATTATCCTTTCTTAATGGCTGATAGTTTGCTTGATGTTCTAACTAAAGGAGGACATTCTAGAGCTCTCAGAGAACTAGAAACG CCATTGGAGGAAGCTGAAGGCCCACATGAACGAAGTGATGCCATAAAAGATGTAAAG attatggAAATTGATATTGCTGCCAGGTTGGACTCTGCTAATAATGACAGACTTACAGCACTAAAAGCAGTTACAAACTTTGGCATGCCTATAGAAGAGTTTGATTCTGAGG AGGCTGAAGTCTTCCAGAGGAAACTTGATGAAACAACAAAGCTTCTGAGAGAACTTCAGGATGCTCAAAATGAACGACTAAGTACAAAACCACCCCCTAACATGATTTGTCTTCTGGGTCCATCTTATAGAGAGATGCACTTGG CGGAGAGAGTAACCAATAACCTGAAAGAACTTGCACAACAAGTGACTCCAGGTGATATTGTTAGTACATATGGAATCCGGAAAGCAATGGGAATTTCAGTTCCTCTGCCCGATACAGAAGACAGCTGGGTAGATTTGACAGAGG ACTTTGAAGAACCTAAAAAGACTGTCACCATCCCTGAAAATGAGTGTGGGCCAGTCACAGTCTGA
- the BRD7 gene encoding bromodomain-containing protein 7 isoform X2, which yields MGKKHKKHKSDKHPYEEYVEKPLKLVLKVGGSEVAELSTGNAGLDSSLYEDKSEHEKHKDRKRKKRKKGEKQVPGEEKEKRKRKVKEDKKKRDRDHVDSEGEQEMKCQTPIRLELPPEKPLTSTLSKQEEVEQTPLQEALNQLMRQLQRKDPSSFFSFPVTDFIAPGYSMIIKNPMDFSTMKEKIKNNGYQSIEELKDNFKLMCTNAMIYNKPDTIYYKAAKKLLHSGMKILSQERIQSLKQSIEFMADLQKTRKQKDKMEPQQTGEDENGPGKDKGEPVDGDTKAFKTPSKEHKKKDKDLLEDKLRNNSLEREQEQIDRIVRESGGKLTRRLANSQCEFERRKPDGTTTLGLLNPVDLTAGEPGYCPIKLGMTAGRLQSGVNTLQGFKEDKRNKVTPVTYLNYGPYSSYAPTYDSTFANISKEDSDLIYSTYGEDSNQGSFSIHDFLMKSQDYPFLMADSLLDVLTKGGHSRALRELETPLEEAEGPHERSDAIKDVKIMEIDIAARLDSANNDRLTALKAVTNFGMPIEEFDSEEAEVFQRKLDETTKLLRELQDAQNERLSTKPPPNMICLLGPSYREMHLAERVTNNLKELAQQVTPGDIVSTYGIRKAMGISVPLPDTEDSWVDLTEELQSSRSSQAELTNT from the exons atggggAAGAAGCACAAGAAGCACAAGTCGGACAAGCACCCCTACGAGG AATACGTAGAAAAGCCCCTGAAGCTGGTGCTGAAAGTTGGAGGAAGTGAAGTTGCTGAACTCTCTACTGGAAATGCAGGACTCGATTCCAGCCTATATGAAGACAAATCTGAACATGAAAAAcacaaggacagaaaaaggaaaaagagaaagaaaggagaaaagcaagttcctggagaagaaaaggagaaaagaaagagaaaagtgaag GAGGATAAAAAGAAACGAGATCGAGACCACGTAGACAGTGAGGGAGAACAGGAAATGAAATGTCAGACCCCCATCCGATTGGAATTGCCACCAGAGAAACCATTGACAAGTACTTTATCAAAACAGGAag AGGTGGAGCAGACACCACTTCAGGAAGCTCTGAATCAACTCATGAGACAGCTGCAGAG aaaagatccaagttctttcttttcatttcctgtgaCTGACTTTATTGCCCCTGGCTATTCCATGATCATTAAAAACCCAATGGATTTTAGTACCATGAAAGAGAAGATCAAGAACAATGGGTACCAGTCCATAGAAGAATTAAAG GATAACTTCAAACTGATGTGTACTAATGCAATGATTTACAACAAACCAGACACCATTTACtacaaagctgcaaaaaaacTGCTGCACTCTGGGATGAAAATACTTAGCCAG GAGAGAATTCAGAGCCTGAAACAAAGTATAGAATTCATGGCTGACTTGCAGAAGACAAGGAAGCAGAAGGACAAGATGGAACCACAGCAAACTGGGGAAGATGAAAATGGTCCTGGGAAAGACAAAGGAGAACCAGTGGATGGTGACACCAAAGCATTCAAAACACCTAGCAAAGAACACAAAAA GAAGGACAAAGATCTACTTGAAGACAAATTACGAAACAATAGCTTGGAAAGGGAACAAGAGCAGATTGATCGTATTGTTAGAGAATCTGGAGGAAAGTTAACAAGACGGCTTGCAAACAGCCAG TGtgaatttgaaagaagaaaaccagatgGTACAACAACTCTGGGCCTTCTTAATCCGGTTGACCTTACTGCCGGAG AACCGGGTTACTGCCCTATAAAGCTGGGTATGACAGCAGGAAGACTTCAGTCAGGAGTTAATACATTGCAAGggttcaaagaagataaaagaaacaagGTTACTCCAG TGACATACTTGAATTATGGACCCTATAGTTCCTATGCTCCAACATATGATTCCACATTTGCCAACATAAGCAAAGAAGATTCTGACTTAATCTATTCAACATACGGGGAAGACTCTAATCAAGGATCTTTCAG TATTCATGATTTTTTGATGAAATCACAAGATTATCCTTTCTTAATGGCTGATAGTTTGCTTGATGTTCTAACTAAAGGAGGACATTCTAGAGCTCTCAGAGAACTAGAAACG CCATTGGAGGAAGCTGAAGGCCCACATGAACGAAGTGATGCCATAAAAGATGTAAAG attatggAAATTGATATTGCTGCCAGGTTGGACTCTGCTAATAATGACAGACTTACAGCACTAAAAGCAGTTACAAACTTTGGCATGCCTATAGAAGAGTTTGATTCTGAGG AGGCTGAAGTCTTCCAGAGGAAACTTGATGAAACAACAAAGCTTCTGAGAGAACTTCAGGATGCTCAAAATGAACGACTAAGTACAAAACCACCCCCTAACATGATTTGTCTTCTGGGTCCATCTTATAGAGAGATGCACTTGG CGGAGAGAGTAACCAATAACCTGAAAGAACTTGCACAACAAGTGACTCCAGGTGATATTGTTAGTACATATGGAATCCGGAAAGCAATGGGAATTTCAGTTCCTCTGCCCGATACAGAAGACAGCTGGGTAGATTTGACAGAGG
- the BRD7 gene encoding bromodomain-containing protein 7 isoform X3, with amino-acid sequence MGKKHKKHKSDKHPYEEYVEKPLKLVLKVGGSEVAELSTGNAGLDSSLYEDKSEHEKHKDRKRKKRKKGEKQVPGEEKEKRKRKVKEDKKKRDRDHVDSEGEQEMKCQTPIRLELPPEKPLTSTLSKQEEVEQTPLQEALNQLMRQLQRKDPSSFFSFPVTDFIAPGYSMIIKNPMDFSTMKEKIKNNGYQSIEELKDNFKLMCTNAMIYNKPDTIYYKAAKKLLHSGMKILSQERIQSLKQSIEFMADLQKTRKQKDKMEPQQTGEDENGPGKDKGEPVDGDTKAFKTPSKEHKKKDKDLLEDKLRNNSLEREQEQIDRIVRESGGKLTRRLANSQCEFERRKPDGTTTLGLLNPVDLTAGEPGYCPIKLGMTAGRLQSGVNTLQGFKEDKRNKVTPVTYLNYGPYSSYAPTYDSTFANISKEDSDLIYSTYGEDSNQGSFSIHDFLMKSQDYPFLMADSLLDVLTKGGHSRALRELETPLEEAEGPHERSDAIKDVKIMEIDIAARLDSANNDRLTALKAVTNFGMPIEEFDSEEAEVFQRKLDETTKLLRELQDAQNERLSTKPPPNMICLLGPSYREMHLAERVTNNLKELAQQVTPGDIVSTYGIRKAMGISVPLPDTEDSWVDLTEEHTAKSGTSCTNSK; translated from the exons atggggAAGAAGCACAAGAAGCACAAGTCGGACAAGCACCCCTACGAGG AATACGTAGAAAAGCCCCTGAAGCTGGTGCTGAAAGTTGGAGGAAGTGAAGTTGCTGAACTCTCTACTGGAAATGCAGGACTCGATTCCAGCCTATATGAAGACAAATCTGAACATGAAAAAcacaaggacagaaaaaggaaaaagagaaagaaaggagaaaagcaagttcctggagaagaaaaggagaaaagaaagagaaaagtgaag GAGGATAAAAAGAAACGAGATCGAGACCACGTAGACAGTGAGGGAGAACAGGAAATGAAATGTCAGACCCCCATCCGATTGGAATTGCCACCAGAGAAACCATTGACAAGTACTTTATCAAAACAGGAag AGGTGGAGCAGACACCACTTCAGGAAGCTCTGAATCAACTCATGAGACAGCTGCAGAG aaaagatccaagttctttcttttcatttcctgtgaCTGACTTTATTGCCCCTGGCTATTCCATGATCATTAAAAACCCAATGGATTTTAGTACCATGAAAGAGAAGATCAAGAACAATGGGTACCAGTCCATAGAAGAATTAAAG GATAACTTCAAACTGATGTGTACTAATGCAATGATTTACAACAAACCAGACACCATTTACtacaaagctgcaaaaaaacTGCTGCACTCTGGGATGAAAATACTTAGCCAG GAGAGAATTCAGAGCCTGAAACAAAGTATAGAATTCATGGCTGACTTGCAGAAGACAAGGAAGCAGAAGGACAAGATGGAACCACAGCAAACTGGGGAAGATGAAAATGGTCCTGGGAAAGACAAAGGAGAACCAGTGGATGGTGACACCAAAGCATTCAAAACACCTAGCAAAGAACACAAAAA GAAGGACAAAGATCTACTTGAAGACAAATTACGAAACAATAGCTTGGAAAGGGAACAAGAGCAGATTGATCGTATTGTTAGAGAATCTGGAGGAAAGTTAACAAGACGGCTTGCAAACAGCCAG TGtgaatttgaaagaagaaaaccagatgGTACAACAACTCTGGGCCTTCTTAATCCGGTTGACCTTACTGCCGGAG AACCGGGTTACTGCCCTATAAAGCTGGGTATGACAGCAGGAAGACTTCAGTCAGGAGTTAATACATTGCAAGggttcaaagaagataaaagaaacaagGTTACTCCAG TGACATACTTGAATTATGGACCCTATAGTTCCTATGCTCCAACATATGATTCCACATTTGCCAACATAAGCAAAGAAGATTCTGACTTAATCTATTCAACATACGGGGAAGACTCTAATCAAGGATCTTTCAG TATTCATGATTTTTTGATGAAATCACAAGATTATCCTTTCTTAATGGCTGATAGTTTGCTTGATGTTCTAACTAAAGGAGGACATTCTAGAGCTCTCAGAGAACTAGAAACG CCATTGGAGGAAGCTGAAGGCCCACATGAACGAAGTGATGCCATAAAAGATGTAAAG attatggAAATTGATATTGCTGCCAGGTTGGACTCTGCTAATAATGACAGACTTACAGCACTAAAAGCAGTTACAAACTTTGGCATGCCTATAGAAGAGTTTGATTCTGAGG AGGCTGAAGTCTTCCAGAGGAAACTTGATGAAACAACAAAGCTTCTGAGAGAACTTCAGGATGCTCAAAATGAACGACTAAGTACAAAACCACCCCCTAACATGATTTGTCTTCTGGGTCCATCTTATAGAGAGATGCACTTGG CGGAGAGAGTAACCAATAACCTGAAAGAACTTGCACAACAAGTGACTCCAGGTGATATTGTTAGTACATATGGAATCCGGAAAGCAATGGGAATTTCAGTTCCTCTGCCCGATACAGAAGACAGCTGGGTAGATTTGACAGAGG AACATACAGCTAAGTCGGGGACTTCCTGCACAAATAGCAAATGA